In a single window of the Anguilla rostrata isolate EN2019 chromosome 4, ASM1855537v3, whole genome shotgun sequence genome:
- the pi15a gene encoding peptidase inhibitor 15-A, which yields MMKEICFHIDMLLLCIACGASAWAVNNSSVPQSPSAANLADIGSALKFHEFHESANIPKARRRRYISQNDMIAILDYHNKVRGRVFPPASNMEYMVWDENLAKSAESWASACLWEHGPQYLLRFLGQNLSVRTGRYRSILQLVKPWYDEVKDYVFPYPRDCNPRCPLKCYGAMCTHYTQMVWATSNRVGCAVHTCHNMNVWGAVWKRATYLVCNYSPKGNWIGEAPYKVGVPCSACPPSYGGSCSNNMCFPAVNSNYLHWFK from the exons ATGATGAAGGAGATCTGCTTCCACATAGACATGCTGCTTCTATGCATAGCCTGCGGAGCAAGTGCATGGGCAGTGAATAATTCCTCCGTTCCTCAATCACCATCAGCCGCCAATCTCGCAGATATTGGCTCAGCGCTGAAGTTTCACGAGTTTCACGAGTCAGCGAATATCCCAAAAGCCAGACGGAGACGTTACATTTCACAGAACGACATGATCGCAATCCTAGATTACCACAATAAAGTAAGAGGAAGGGTCTTTCCACCGGCATCTAACATGGAGTATATG GTTTGGGATGAAAATCTTGCTAAATCTGCTGAGTCTTGGGCCTCAGCATGTCTCTGGGAACATGGACCTCAGTATCTTCTGAGATTCCTTGGTCAGAACCTCTCTGTCAGAACCGGACG TTATCGATCCATTCTTCAGCTGGTGAAGCCTTGGTATGATGAAGTCAAGGATTATGTTTTCCCATATCCTCGTGACTGCAACCCCAGATGCCCCCTCAAGTGCTATGGAGCCATGTGCACTCATTACACACAA ATGGTGTGGGCCACATCAAATAGAGTTGGATGCGCTGTGCACACGTGTCATAATATGAATGTATGGGGAGCTGTTTGGAAGAGAGCAACATACCTAGTGTGCAATTATTCACCAAA gGGGAACTGGATTGGAGAGGCGCCTTACAAAGTAGGTGTTCCATGTTCAGCGTGTCCTCCAAGCTATGGTGGCTCATGCAGCAACAACATGTGCTTTCCTGCTGTGAACTCAAACTACCTGCACTGGTTCAAATAA